One Aegilops tauschii subsp. strangulata cultivar AL8/78 chromosome 7, Aet v6.0, whole genome shotgun sequence genomic window carries:
- the LOC109769066 gene encoding protein STRICTOSIDINE SYNTHASE-LIKE 10-like, producing MASGRRDLAAATITLAVLLVLFLPITAAAAAAVPSIDATRTRHLPLRHGLLRGPESVAFDAKGNGPYSGVSDGRVLKWNGDALGWTTYTYGPDYSSEACTASLLRPETATEGHCGRPLGLRFHLKSGYLYVADAYKGLMRVAPGGGEATVLVTEVDGVPLRFTNGVDIDQVTGEVYFTDSSRNYNRSQHEMVTRTGDSTGRLVRYDPRAGKAVVLQADITYPNGFAISADRTHLIISSTGPCKLLRYWIKGSKAGTMELFADLPGYPDNVRPDKKGGYWVALHREKAELPFGVDSHLLALRIDAEGNIIEEMRGPKSVRPTEVVEKKGGKLFMGSVELTYMAVVKRKSK from the coding sequence ATGGCGAGCGGCAGGAGGGATCTCGCCGCGGCGACGATCACGCTAGCCGTACTGCTCGTGCTCTTCTTGCCtatcaccgccgccgccgccgccgccgtccccagCATCGACGCCACGCGGACGCGCCACCTGCCGCTGCGACACGGACTGCTGCGCGGCCCTGAGAGCGTCGCCTTCGACGCCAAAGGCAACGGCCCGTACAGCGGCGTGTCCGACGGCCGCGTGCTGAAGTGGAACGGCGACGCGCTCGGCTGGACGACGTACACCTACGGCCCCGACTACAGCAGCGAGGCGTGCACGGCGTCTCTCCTTCGCCCGGAGACGGCCACCGAGGGCCACTGCGGCCGGCCGCTCGGTCTGCGGTTCCACCTCAAGTCCGGGTACCTCTACGTGGCCGACGCCTACAAGGGGCTCATGCGGGTCgcgccgggcggcggggaggCGACTGTGCTTGTCACGGAGGTTGATGGCGTGCCTCTCCGTTTCACCAACGGGGTGGACATCGACCAGGTCACTGGCGAGGTCTACTTCACGGACAGCTCCAGGAACTACAATAGGTCTCAGCATGAGATGGTCACAAGAACCGGAGACTCGACGGGCCGCCTTGTTAGGTACGACCCGCGGGCAGGAAAGGCCGTCGTGCTCCAGGCCGACATCACTTACCCCAATGGTTTTGCCATCAGCGCTGATCGAACACATCTCATCATCTCATCCACCGGGCCATGTAAGCTATTAAGGTACTGGATCAAGGGCTCAAAGGCCGGAACGATGGAGCTATTCGCAGACCTTCCGGGCTATCCCGATAATGTGAGGCCCGACAAGAAAGGAGGATATTGGGTCGCGCTACACCGTGAGAAGGCTGAGCTTCCCTTTGGCGTCGATAGCCACTTACTCGCCCTAAGGATTGATGCCGAGGGAAATATAATCGAGGAGATGAGAGGACCCAAGAGCGTGAGGCCGACAGAGGTCGTGGAGAAGAAAGGTGGCAAATTGTTCATGGGATCCGTCGAGCTTACTTACATGGCAGTCGTCAAACGCAAATCGAAATAG